One part of the Paenibacillus silvisoli genome encodes these proteins:
- a CDS encoding CapA family protein → MKKITIAAVGDLLIKKKMIAAAKREGGFAPMLAKVRPYLRKADLTIGNLETTLSGPGFRYVPGKLLFSAPDSFAATLRSSGFNVLTTANNHCMDGKTAGLKRTLNVLDRHGLRHTGTFRSAVEARRKRILNVNGIRIGIVAYTKGTNGISVPNTWLVNRLHRNKMIADVRSLKRSTDFIIACLHFGKEFRAYPDRSQIRLMRLLFRNGVNVVLGAHPHVLHPIKMSKMTDIDGRMRNRVSASSLGNFVSSELPQHTARLRGTILLLTVTKNAKGKTDVRSMSRVPTRIMQPNGKNKVYRIVPG, encoded by the coding sequence TTGAAGAAAATCACGATCGCCGCCGTCGGAGACTTGTTGATCAAGAAGAAGATGATCGCCGCTGCCAAACGGGAAGGCGGCTTCGCTCCGATGTTAGCCAAAGTGCGACCTTATCTGCGTAAAGCCGATTTGACGATCGGCAACCTGGAAACAACCTTATCCGGCCCCGGTTTCCGCTACGTCCCCGGTAAACTGTTGTTCAGCGCCCCGGATTCCTTTGCCGCGACGCTCAGGAGCTCGGGCTTCAATGTGTTGACCACGGCCAATAACCATTGTATGGACGGGAAAACAGCCGGCTTGAAGCGGACCTTAAACGTCCTCGACCGACATGGTTTGCGGCATACAGGCACGTTTCGCTCGGCCGTCGAAGCACGCAGAAAACGGATCCTGAACGTAAACGGGATTCGAATCGGTATCGTGGCGTACACGAAAGGAACGAACGGGATTTCCGTGCCGAACACTTGGTTAGTCAACCGGCTGCACCGGAACAAAATGATAGCGGACGTGCGCAGCTTGAAACGCAGCACCGATTTCATTATCGCTTGCCTGCATTTCGGGAAAGAATTTCGAGCCTATCCCGATCGCAGCCAAATCCGGCTCATGCGGCTGTTATTTCGGAATGGCGTGAACGTCGTGCTTGGCGCGCATCCCCATGTGCTGCATCCGATAAAAATGTCGAAGATGACAGACATCGACGGCCGCATGCGGAATCGCGTATCGGCGTCCTCGCTGGGAAATTTCGTATCGAGCGAGCTCCCGCAGCATACCGCTAGATTGCGAGGCACGATCCTGCTTCTAACCGTAACGAAGAACGCAAAAGGGAAGACGGATGTAAGGAGCATGTCTCGCGTGCCAACGCGGATAATGCAGCCTAACGGAAAGAACAAGGTGTATCGGATTGTGCCGGGATAA
- a CDS encoding helix-turn-helix transcriptional regulator, with amino-acid sequence MGFMIAQRAFIKLYMITLVEKHRGYGYQMLEELKQDFKALGYEPPQSEIYRSLHDLVEDGILYRTRHRKLDVDYQEVIMYHFTDDGMEKARLYKKLVKEDLDRCQALLHKAVKDNF; translated from the coding sequence ATGGGTTTCATGATCGCGCAGCGTGCGTTTATTAAGCTGTACATGATTACGTTGGTCGAGAAGCATCGCGGCTACGGGTATCAAATGCTGGAGGAATTAAAGCAGGACTTCAAAGCGTTAGGGTACGAGCCTCCGCAATCCGAGATCTACCGATCGCTGCATGACTTGGTGGAGGATGGCATTTTATACCGGACTCGACATCGGAAGCTGGACGTCGATTATCAAGAAGTCATCATGTATCATTTTACCGACGACGGCATGGAGAAGGCGCGTCTGTATAAAAAGCTGGTCAAAGAAGACTTAGACCGGTGCCAGGCATTGTTACATAAGGCAGTGAAGGATAACTTTTGA
- a CDS encoding reverse transcriptase-like protein, translating to MIDVYFDGASAGNPGPSGAGIFIKKHGEVERFSLPLGELDNHEAEFHAFIAALKLCIEKGYKSVSFRTDSQLVSRAVEKEYVKNKRFAPLLQEALALVKQMDMFFILWVPSSENKTADELSKAAIIKQAKKQER from the coding sequence ATGATTGACGTTTATTTCGATGGCGCAAGCGCCGGCAATCCCGGTCCAAGCGGCGCGGGCATCTTTATCAAAAAACACGGTGAAGTCGAACGCTTCTCCCTTCCATTAGGCGAATTGGATAACCATGAAGCTGAATTTCATGCGTTTATCGCCGCACTGAAGCTATGTATCGAGAAGGGTTACAAATCCGTGTCGTTTCGGACGGATTCCCAGCTCGTAAGCCGGGCCGTCGAGAAGGAATACGTGAAAAACAAAAGATTCGCGCCTTTGCTTCAAGAAGCGCTCGCGCTCGTCAAGCAAATGGACATGTTTTTCATCCTATGGGTGCCAAGCTCGGAGAACAAAACAGCGGATGAATTGTCGAAGGCGGCGATCATAAAGCAGGCTAAAAAACAAGAAAGATGA
- a CDS encoding AzlC family ABC transporter permease, with protein MQENVQINRKGVEINEESFLQGVKDCIPTLLGYLSIGFAAGVVEKTAGLSITEITLMSVLIYAGSAQFIIAGMIAAHGSAAAIVFTVFFVNLRHLLLSAALSPYFRHLTPLKNVLVGSLLTDETFGVAINQTANKQSISEKWMHGLNITAYLNWIAANIAGAFLGQWITNPEKFGLDFALPAMFIGLLVLLIVSRSKIAVDIIVAIAAVLIAVGVSFVSSASIGVIVATIVAAAIGMAVEKWK; from the coding sequence ATGCAAGAGAATGTTCAAATCAATCGAAAAGGAGTCGAAATTAACGAAGAAAGCTTCCTGCAAGGCGTAAAAGACTGCATCCCGACGTTATTGGGTTATTTGAGCATCGGATTTGCCGCCGGCGTGGTAGAAAAAACAGCCGGGTTAAGCATAACGGAAATTACGCTCATGAGCGTGCTGATCTATGCCGGATCTGCTCAATTTATCATTGCTGGGATGATCGCAGCGCATGGTTCGGCCGCGGCGATCGTTTTTACGGTGTTCTTCGTTAATCTTCGCCACCTCTTACTGAGTGCGGCTTTATCGCCTTACTTCCGCCATCTGACCCCATTAAAGAACGTGCTAGTCGGATCTCTATTAACGGATGAAACGTTTGGCGTTGCAATCAATCAAACGGCGAATAAGCAGTCGATCAGCGAGAAATGGATGCATGGCTTGAATATTACCGCTTACCTGAATTGGATCGCGGCGAATATTGCTGGAGCTTTTCTTGGCCAGTGGATTACGAATCCCGAGAAATTCGGCCTCGATTTTGCATTGCCGGCCATGTTTATCGGGCTTCTGGTGCTGCTGATCGTGAGCCGGTCCAAAATCGCGGTTGATATCATCGTTGCAATTGCCGCAGTCCTTATAGCTGTGGGCGTATCCTTCGTTTCCTCTGCAAGCATCGGCGTCATTGTGGCGACCATCGTTGCCGCTGCAATCGGAATGGCGGTGGAAAAATGGAAGTAA
- a CDS encoding AzlD domain-containing protein yields MEVRWSILLIIMGASLVTFIPRVLPLVVLSRVRLPDWAMRWLSFVPIAVMAALVGQELLMEDGELAAITNNVELVAALPTFLVAILTRSLLGTVLAGIITIMVLRYFF; encoded by the coding sequence ATGGAAGTAAGATGGTCGATTCTACTCATTATAATGGGGGCATCCTTGGTCACGTTCATTCCAAGAGTGCTGCCGCTTGTTGTTCTGAGCCGCGTCCGATTGCCTGACTGGGCCATGCGCTGGTTGAGCTTCGTTCCGATCGCCGTCATGGCTGCTTTGGTAGGTCAGGAGTTATTGATGGAGGACGGGGAGCTGGCTGCGATCACAAACAACGTGGAATTAGTTGCGGCATTGCCTACTTTTCTAGTGGCGATATTGACGCGAAGCTTGTTGGGAACTGTCTTGGCGGGCATTATTACGATTATGGTGCTTCGTTATTTCTTTTAG
- a CDS encoding SPFH domain-containing protein, whose translation MSERKAWYVNGFIALLLLAVIAAGAVACLVNGIAEEPNWGLILCSATLILLFLIGLSSLVIVHPNQSKVMTFFGKYAGTVLESGFWMVMPFAMQRTVSLKVRNFNSQQLKVNDAEGNPVEIAAVVVFKVVDTAKATFDVDQYEKFVEIQSETAVRHIAAQYPYDNFKDHDSISLRGNADEVAHELMSDLQNRLAIAGVQILETRLTHLAYAQEIASAMLQRQQASAIVAARHLIVEGAVGMVEMALRQLEENGIVLDNERRAAMTNNLMVAIVSDKGATPVINTGTLYT comes from the coding sequence ATGAGCGAAAGAAAAGCCTGGTATGTCAATGGATTCATCGCTTTGTTACTGCTCGCAGTCATCGCTGCCGGCGCCGTTGCCTGTTTGGTTAACGGAATCGCCGAAGAGCCGAACTGGGGGCTCATTCTGTGTTCCGCCACCCTCATTCTGCTATTTCTGATCGGTTTGAGCTCGCTCGTCATCGTTCATCCGAACCAGAGCAAGGTCATGACCTTCTTCGGCAAATATGCCGGCACCGTGCTGGAAAGCGGCTTCTGGATGGTCATGCCGTTCGCGATGCAGCGAACCGTTTCGCTGAAGGTGCGTAACTTTAACAGCCAACAGCTTAAAGTGAACGACGCCGAAGGGAATCCGGTGGAAATCGCCGCCGTTGTCGTCTTCAAGGTCGTCGATACGGCGAAGGCCACGTTCGACGTAGATCAGTACGAGAAGTTTGTTGAGATCCAGAGCGAGACGGCCGTCCGTCATATCGCCGCGCAGTATCCGTACGACAACTTCAAGGATCACGATTCCATCTCGCTTCGCGGCAACGCTGACGAAGTGGCGCATGAATTGATGTCCGATCTGCAGAACCGGTTAGCCATTGCCGGCGTGCAGATTTTAGAAACCCGCCTCACCCATCTGGCATATGCGCAAGAGATTGCAAGCGCCATGCTCCAGCGTCAGCAAGCATCCGCCATCGTGGCGGCTCGGCACCTCATCGTTGAAGGCGCGGTCGGCATGGTCGAGATGGCATTGCGCCAGCTTGAAGAGAACGGCATCGTGCTGGACAACGAGCGGCGCGCGGCGATGACGAACAATCTGATGGTGGCGATTGTATCCGATAAAGGCGCGACTCCCGTCATTAACACGGGCACGCTGTACACGTAA